A region from the Desulfoglaeba alkanexedens ALDC genome encodes:
- a CDS encoding acyloxyacyl hydrolase has translation MKSNNNLVVNAWIALAVVLTCAWVQPAMAGQDTMPNTVLFSGGGSWDTDGKIRVGYAREIDWEFWSTGVGHFQPAVEAGGGLWFSSDKTDVNFDVTPMLTYVLHTDGEVTPFLEVGVGGAYIEHEEFDDRELGSHFQFRDVVGLGMAFGPQERYSLRARLVHYSNADLADENDGINFFVLSCGVSF, from the coding sequence GTGAAATCCAACAACAATCTGGTAGTAAACGCATGGATAGCTCTAGCTGTTGTATTGACATGTGCTTGGGTGCAGCCCGCCATGGCCGGACAGGATACCATGCCCAATACAGTGTTGTTCAGCGGCGGCGGATCTTGGGATACAGACGGAAAGATTCGGGTCGGCTATGCCCGGGAAATCGATTGGGAGTTTTGGTCCACCGGCGTGGGACATTTTCAGCCTGCAGTGGAGGCGGGCGGCGGGTTGTGGTTTTCATCCGATAAAACCGACGTTAACTTTGATGTCACCCCGATGCTCACTTATGTACTGCACACCGACGGGGAAGTTACTCCTTTTTTGGAGGTAGGGGTAGGCGGGGCCTACATCGAGCATGAAGAATTCGACGACCGAGAGCTCGGTTCCCATTTTCAGTTTCGAGACGTCGTGGGCTTGGGGATGGCCTTTGGTCCCCAAGAACGATACTCCTTGCGCGCCAGGCTTGTTCACTATTCGAACGCTGATCTGGCTGACGAAAATGACGGTATCAACTTTTTTGTCCTCAGCTGCGGGGTGTCTTTTTGA
- a CDS encoding flavodoxin family protein has protein sequence MRILNLYYSSTGNTALVAERIDQVIRDAGHTLDSIRIDKETVVDLLAYDFVFAGSGVYAWLPGKPMQNLFEQLRRTYVEDGAIKPASPKLTGKYAVLYCTYGGVHTGINEAIPAIKYMGQLFDHLGFHILAEWYVVGAYRLEKMQAMSRDGRLGDISDRPNEQDLRHIAEATRGILRI, from the coding sequence ATGCGCATTCTCAACTTGTACTACTCCTCCACCGGCAACACGGCTTTGGTGGCTGAACGCATAGATCAGGTCATCCGCGACGCGGGACACACCCTCGATTCCATCCGCATTGACAAGGAAACCGTCGTTGACCTGCTCGCCTATGACTTCGTCTTCGCCGGTTCGGGGGTTTACGCCTGGCTGCCCGGCAAACCGATGCAAAACCTCTTCGAACAGCTGCGCCGCACCTATGTCGAGGACGGCGCCATCAAACCGGCCTCGCCCAAACTGACCGGCAAGTATGCGGTGCTTTACTGCACCTACGGAGGCGTGCATACCGGTATAAACGAGGCCATCCCCGCCATCAAGTACATGGGCCAGCTCTTCGATCATCTCGGCTTCCATATCCTCGCGGAATGGTACGTCGTCGGCGCGTATCGCCTGGAAAAGATGCAGGCCATGTCACGCGACGGCAGGCTCGGCGACATCAGTGATCGGCCCAACGAGCAGGATCTGCGGCATATCGCCGAAGCAACCAGGGGTATTTTGCGGATCTGA
- a CDS encoding ArsR/SmtB family transcription factor, whose product MKPFVRVMKALSDPSRVKIMKLLQRRQLCVCELTAGLGLAQPTVSKHLKILEEAGLVTSTKEGLWVNYRLADGESSPYAAALIGNLRHWLNDDPEIMRLYERLPHLNRETLCGK is encoded by the coding sequence ATGAAGCCTTTCGTTCGGGTCATGAAGGCGCTTTCCGACCCCAGTCGCGTCAAGATCATGAAGCTGCTTCAGCGGCGGCAGCTGTGCGTGTGTGAACTCACGGCCGGCCTCGGCCTGGCCCAGCCTACTGTATCCAAGCATCTTAAAATACTTGAAGAAGCCGGCCTCGTCACATCGACCAAAGAGGGGCTCTGGGTGAACTACCGCCTTGCCGACGGAGAGAGCAGTCCTTACGCGGCGGCCCTCATCGGCAACCTCCGTCACTGGCTGAACGATGACCCCGAAATCATGCGCCTTTATGAAAGGCTCCCCCATCTGAACCGGGAAACCCTTTGCGGCAAATGA
- a CDS encoding glycosyltransferase family 4 protein has protein sequence MTSHEKNSDNAAENPCDHRPLNIVMVDSHGSVERGGAVQCASLARALARRGHRLTCIFDGEPDQPMHGMWFQSLRNAGVRTRRLGLRSLAGLLQFRRLMAEERPDVLHTHKNRALFCAYFATLGIRRPVWAANRGTVYPLSQSPLAYFIHRRHVARIFAVAYAVRDALVADGIAGEKVEVVYGSFDPDRFRPEVSGAGMRRAWKLSEGVPVVGLIGSLNTSKKGQPILLEAAARLKDRYPELRFVLVGEGDSSALQAMASSLGVSDRVVFAGFTEDVPAALAAIDIVVCASLRGEGLTGALREALAMARPVISSDVAGNRELVIHNSTGLLVPPGDPAALADAIDRMLRDAELARSCAARGRELVLELCTEDKRAARVEEIYFELLSASVKS, from the coding sequence ATGACAAGCCATGAAAAAAACAGTGACAATGCCGCTGAAAATCCCTGCGATCATAGACCGCTTAACATAGTGATGGTCGACTCCCACGGTTCCGTCGAGCGCGGTGGAGCCGTGCAGTGCGCATCCCTTGCGCGAGCCCTTGCCCGGCGCGGACACCGCCTCACCTGTATATTTGACGGCGAGCCGGATCAACCGATGCATGGGATGTGGTTCCAGAGCCTGCGAAACGCCGGGGTCCGGACGCGGCGCCTTGGATTGCGAAGCCTTGCCGGCTTGCTGCAATTTCGGCGGCTGATGGCTGAAGAGCGCCCTGATGTTCTCCATACGCACAAAAACCGGGCTTTGTTTTGTGCTTACTTCGCAACCTTGGGTATACGCCGCCCTGTCTGGGCGGCAAATCGAGGTACCGTCTATCCGTTGTCGCAAAGCCCTCTGGCTTATTTTATCCACCGCCGCCATGTTGCCCGTATATTCGCTGTAGCGTATGCCGTTCGGGATGCTTTGGTGGCCGATGGCATCGCCGGGGAAAAAGTTGAAGTCGTGTACGGAAGTTTCGACCCTGATCGTTTCCGCCCGGAAGTTTCCGGCGCGGGGATGCGTCGAGCCTGGAAACTGTCCGAGGGAGTCCCGGTTGTCGGCTTGATCGGCTCCCTGAATACTTCCAAGAAGGGCCAGCCGATACTGCTGGAGGCAGCGGCTCGCCTCAAGGACCGATACCCCGAACTGCGTTTCGTACTGGTGGGCGAGGGGGATTCCAGTGCGCTGCAAGCCATGGCATCCTCTCTGGGGGTGTCCGACCGGGTGGTTTTTGCGGGCTTTACGGAAGATGTTCCCGCGGCGCTGGCCGCAATCGATATTGTCGTCTGCGCATCACTTCGCGGCGAGGGGTTGACCGGCGCGCTGCGCGAGGCGCTCGCCATGGCTCGTCCGGTAATCTCGAGTGATGTGGCCGGCAATCGGGAACTGGTGATTCATAACAGCACGGGACTGCTGGTTCCGCCCGGAGATCCGGCGGCACTGGCCGACGCGATAGACAGGATGCTCCGGGACGCTGAGCTGGCGCGGTCCTGCGCCGCAAGAGGCCGCGAACTGGTGCTCGAGCTATGTACGGAAGACAAGCGGGCGGCCCGTGTTGAAGAAATATATTTCGAACTTCTTTCAGCCTCCGTGAAAAGTTGA
- the panB gene encoding 3-methyl-2-oxobutanoate hydroxymethyltransferase, whose translation MKRVTVPDVTAAKGRRKLTMLTAYDYPTALWVDRSGIDMILVGDSLAMVVLGHDDTLAVGMEEMLHHTKAVTRGAARALVIGDMPFLSYQVSVEQAVLNAGRFLKEGRAQAVKLEGGARVLPQVRAMVSAGIPVQGHLGLTPQSIAQFGGFKVQGKDAEAAQTLIEDAIALSEAGCFSLVLEAIPEAIAARITEAVPIPTIGIGAGPHCDGQVLVVHDVLGLFDRFVPRFVKQYETLGPRIVEALTRYREEVENGTFPGPEHSFHTNPIHNP comes from the coding sequence ATGAAACGTGTCACCGTCCCCGATGTGACAGCCGCCAAAGGTCGGAGAAAACTCACCATGCTCACCGCCTATGATTATCCCACGGCCCTTTGGGTCGACCGAAGCGGGATCGACATGATCCTGGTGGGGGATTCGCTCGCCATGGTGGTCCTGGGTCACGACGACACCCTGGCCGTGGGCATGGAAGAAATGCTCCATCACACCAAGGCGGTGACCCGCGGGGCCGCCCGGGCGCTTGTCATCGGGGACATGCCGTTTCTGTCGTACCAGGTGAGCGTAGAACAGGCGGTGCTGAACGCCGGACGGTTTCTCAAGGAAGGACGAGCCCAGGCCGTGAAGCTTGAAGGCGGCGCCCGCGTGCTGCCCCAGGTTCGAGCCATGGTGTCGGCCGGCATCCCGGTACAGGGCCACCTGGGACTCACCCCTCAAAGCATCGCTCAATTCGGTGGGTTCAAGGTCCAGGGGAAAGACGCCGAAGCCGCCCAAACCCTCATAGAGGATGCCATCGCCCTTTCGGAAGCCGGGTGCTTCAGCCTGGTACTGGAAGCGATTCCGGAAGCCATTGCGGCGCGTATTACCGAAGCCGTCCCCATTCCAACCATCGGGATCGGGGCCGGACCCCACTGCGACGGGCAGGTGCTGGTGGTCCACGATGTCCTCGGCCTTTTCGACCGGTTCGTGCCCCGATTCGTGAAACAATACGAAACGCTCGGCCCGCGCATCGTGGAAGCGCTCACGCGCTACCGGGAAGAGGTCGAAAACGGCACCTTCCCCGGGCCGGAACATTCCTTTCACACGAACCCCATCCACAATCCCTGA
- a CDS encoding ketopantoate reductase family protein: MNILVIGAGAMGSLFGSRFGRAGENVFLLDIHREHIAAIRRKGLTIIELDGRLETTPIEASTNASDIPWRADLVLVMVKSYATGAALASLQERHLQPSTLFLTLQNGIGNAELLAGTFEAALVLAGVTAQGATFVEPGVVRHGGNGPTHVGAWSGGTDERVYRTVRLWNKAGMEAHAASDVQTLIWKKLMVNIGINAITALTGIRNGAIASLAPARRLSEAAVLEALAVAQAAGIPLNDFSVEDVFRIAQATAANRSSMGQDVDHRRRTEIDAINGAIVRLGEVLQVPTPVNRTLTELIHTLEAVFEEETAAASVGGR, encoded by the coding sequence ATGAACATACTCGTGATCGGCGCCGGAGCCATGGGGAGCCTCTTCGGTTCCCGATTTGGGCGAGCCGGCGAAAACGTTTTTCTGCTCGACATTCATCGCGAACACATTGCGGCGATCCGCAGAAAGGGTCTGACCATTATCGAACTGGACGGGCGCTTGGAAACGACGCCGATCGAAGCCTCGACCAACGCTTCGGACATCCCTTGGCGCGCGGACCTGGTGCTGGTGATGGTGAAAAGCTACGCCACCGGCGCCGCTTTGGCTTCACTGCAAGAAAGGCATCTGCAACCTTCGACCCTTTTTCTCACCCTTCAAAACGGCATCGGGAACGCAGAGTTGCTGGCCGGCACGTTCGAGGCGGCATTGGTCTTGGCCGGTGTCACCGCCCAAGGGGCCACCTTCGTCGAACCCGGCGTGGTGCGCCACGGCGGCAACGGCCCCACCCACGTGGGCGCCTGGTCGGGCGGCACCGACGAGCGGGTATACCGAACCGTCCGCCTCTGGAATAAGGCCGGCATGGAAGCCCACGCCGCATCCGATGTCCAAACCCTCATCTGGAAGAAACTCATGGTGAACATTGGAATCAATGCGATCACGGCGCTCACCGGCATTCGCAATGGAGCCATAGCCTCGCTCGCCCCCGCCAGGCGGCTTTCAGAAGCCGCGGTCCTGGAAGCCCTTGCCGTAGCGCAGGCCGCCGGAATTCCCCTGAACGATTTTTCGGTGGAAGATGTGTTCCGCATCGCCCAGGCTACGGCCGCCAACCGTTCGTCCATGGGCCAGGACGTGGACCACCGGCGGCGGACCGAGATCGATGCCATCAACGGAGCCATCGTCCGCCTGGGAGAAGTACTCCAAGTCCCCACTCCGGTCAACCGGACCCTCACCGAGTTGATCCACACCCTGGAAGCTGTCTTTGAGGAAGAGACGGCCGCGGCATCCGTCGGCGGCCGCTGA
- a CDS encoding ISAs1 family transposase — METAGKPRLMEHFSSLTDPRIVAKTRHKLIDIVVITLCAVLAGADEWTEIAEFGRIKEKWFRTFLELPHGIPSHDTFGRVFSKICPEEFEKCFLDWVRAAFHDIAPQVMAVDGKTLRHSYDRSSNKTAIHMVSAWATENRLVLGQVKADEKSNEITAVPELLRVLALKGCIVTLDAMGCQKEIVRQIVRQEADYVICLKGNQGTFRKEVELFFQDAKENGFKDVSHETYETTDGDHGRIEIRRFTTTAEVDWFEDKSQWPKLTSLGMLESERHVGDKITHETRYYISSLPSDAKMFARASRGHWGIENCLHWCLDIAFREDDSRIRMGHAANNLAIIRHFALNLIKQDKTRKIGVKGSRKRAGWDDDYMLRLLGL, encoded by the coding sequence ATGGAGACTGCAGGAAAACCGCGGCTTATGGAGCATTTTTCGTCCCTCACAGATCCTCGAATCGTGGCGAAGACGAGACACAAGCTGATCGATATCGTTGTGATCACCCTTTGCGCCGTGTTGGCCGGCGCCGACGAGTGGACGGAAATCGCCGAGTTTGGCCGTATCAAGGAGAAGTGGTTTCGCACTTTCTTGGAATTACCTCATGGGATTCCCTCGCACGATACTTTTGGTCGCGTGTTTTCGAAGATTTGTCCCGAAGAGTTCGAGAAGTGCTTCCTGGATTGGGTGCGTGCCGCTTTCCACGATATCGCTCCACAGGTCATGGCCGTCGATGGAAAGACGTTGCGGCATTCCTACGACCGATCATCGAACAAGACCGCGATCCACATGGTCAGCGCTTGGGCCACCGAGAATCGACTGGTGCTGGGACAGGTGAAGGCCGATGAAAAATCCAACGAGATCACAGCCGTCCCAGAACTGCTCAGAGTTCTTGCACTCAAAGGCTGTATCGTGACCCTTGATGCCATGGGCTGTCAGAAGGAGATCGTCCGACAAATTGTCAGACAAGAAGCGGACTATGTGATCTGCCTCAAAGGCAATCAGGGTACCTTTCGGAAGGAAGTGGAACTGTTTTTTCAAGACGCCAAAGAAAACGGATTCAAGGATGTTTCCCATGAAACCTACGAAACCACGGACGGAGACCATGGCCGCATTGAAATCCGCCGCTTCACCACCACTGCCGAAGTAGACTGGTTTGAGGACAAGTCCCAGTGGCCCAAACTCACCTCTTTGGGCATGCTCGAATCGGAACGACACGTTGGCGATAAGATCACCCATGAGACCCGCTACTACATTTCAAGTCTGCCCAGTGATGCCAAGATGTTTGCTCGTGCATCCCGTGGGCATTGGGGCATCGAAAACTGCTTGCATTGGTGCCTCGATATAGCGTTTCGCGAGGACGACAGCAGAATACGTATGGGGCATGCTGCCAACAATTTGGCCATCATACGGCATTTTGCCCTTAACCTTATCAAACAAGACAAAACAAGAAAGATCGGTGTCAAGGGATCCCGCAAACGCGCCGGCTGGGATGATGACTATATGCTTCGACTACTCGGCCTCTAA
- a CDS encoding radical SAM/SPASM domain-containing protein: MPVRYFLPQDCKNGVERFIGRRLQGMRPVPDFPKNIQIQTQSGCNARCRFCPNESTIGKLSMGRMDEDMFFRIIDEAVKYPVKRISPYLMNEPLADPRLPDLIRYITDRKKPMTRTKINTNASYLNEEMGERLIESGLDGLHVSFHGIRRETYESSMGNLRWEKNLANVNRFIELKGRRKAKTPRLKITMVHTKAIDRELDEIREYWNSRGITVNIHAFENRSHHAVQQRGLNALPMRALSGDCDRLMQQAYILWNGDCVLCCVDWERTTILGNVAVEGLYGVWHNEKYLQFRRNYLAGNVKGTLCDGCMVQDEVDFSYKPKRSLMQRLLGKSA; the protein is encoded by the coding sequence ATGCCTGTTCGATACTTTCTCCCACAAGACTGCAAAAACGGGGTTGAGCGGTTCATAGGCCGCCGGCTGCAAGGTATGCGTCCGGTGCCCGATTTCCCGAAAAACATTCAGATCCAGACACAGTCCGGATGCAATGCCCGTTGCCGGTTCTGTCCCAATGAGAGCACCATCGGCAAGCTCTCTATGGGCAGGATGGATGAAGACATGTTTTTCCGCATCATTGATGAAGCAGTAAAGTATCCGGTAAAGCGCATCAGCCCCTATCTGATGAATGAACCGCTGGCGGATCCGCGGCTTCCCGACCTGATCCGCTACATAACCGACCGCAAGAAGCCGATGACCCGGACCAAAATCAATACCAATGCTTCTTATCTCAATGAAGAGATGGGAGAGCGCCTGATCGAGAGTGGTCTGGACGGCCTTCATGTCAGCTTCCACGGCATACGCAGGGAAACCTACGAATCCAGCATGGGCAATTTGCGCTGGGAGAAGAACCTTGCCAATGTCAATCGCTTCATCGAGTTGAAAGGCCGGCGCAAGGCTAAAACCCCCAGGCTCAAGATCACGATGGTTCATACCAAGGCCATCGACCGTGAACTGGACGAGATTCGCGAATACTGGAACTCACGGGGCATAACGGTCAATATTCATGCTTTCGAAAACCGCTCGCATCATGCCGTTCAGCAGCGTGGCCTCAATGCATTGCCGATGCGGGCATTATCCGGCGACTGCGACCGGCTCATGCAACAGGCGTATATTCTGTGGAACGGCGATTGCGTCCTGTGCTGCGTGGACTGGGAGCGCACAACGATTCTGGGCAATGTGGCGGTTGAAGGCTTGTACGGGGTGTGGCACAACGAAAAATACCTCCAGTTTCGCAGGAATTATCTGGCGGGAAATGTCAAGGGAACCCTGTGCGACGGCTGCATGGTTCAGGATGAGGTGGATTTTTCATACAAGCCGAAACGTTCGTTGATGCAGCGTCTGCTGGGTAAAAGCGCATGA
- a CDS encoding phospholipase D-like domain-containing protein, whose protein sequence is MTISTSSPGNPHFRVFFGGPDRSPRALRDLLHSHVSAVPSGGEIFWATYYFRDEALADALVQAKKRGVSVRLTLEANPRSNHVNLPVLEMLQRADNLARDCRPLRHSCPDNLHWKNPRVHLKLYYFSHPKPHVLTGTFNPSGNRPEDPRILEEIGDQDRGHNHLVEITDSRLVIPLRDHLRLLHGSRHGPWERLLPRNNKVLTAGDTSIYLFPRLRRDVLRRKLLAVPEGAILRMAISHLNDAEMGKTLLTLKKRGMGIEILAHDTERRVPQWVETLLDAHLLFRRYRHPQGFPMHNKFILIDTHGTREVIFGSMNFSKSSLHANHELLVVSSSPFLYDAFETRWKQMLDETEAMAS, encoded by the coding sequence ATGACGATATCCACATCTTCGCCAGGCAATCCGCATTTCCGCGTCTTTTTTGGTGGGCCCGACCGTTCCCCCCGAGCCTTGCGTGACCTGCTCCATTCCCATGTCTCCGCCGTGCCGTCCGGCGGCGAGATTTTCTGGGCGACCTATTATTTCCGAGATGAAGCGCTGGCCGATGCGCTTGTTCAGGCCAAGAAACGGGGGGTTTCGGTCAGGCTGACCCTGGAAGCGAATCCGCGCAGCAACCATGTCAACCTCCCCGTACTCGAAATGCTGCAACGTGCCGACAATCTGGCCCGCGATTGCAGGCCGCTCAGGCATTCCTGTCCTGACAACCTTCACTGGAAAAACCCCCGAGTGCATCTAAAGCTCTACTACTTCAGTCATCCTAAACCCCATGTGCTTACCGGCACGTTCAATCCTTCCGGTAATCGGCCTGAAGATCCGCGAATCTTGGAAGAAATCGGCGACCAGGACCGAGGACACAACCACTTGGTGGAAATTACCGACAGCCGCCTAGTCATCCCTCTGCGCGATCATCTCCGCCTTTTGCATGGCAGCCGGCACGGTCCCTGGGAACGTCTGCTGCCGCGCAACAACAAGGTGCTGACGGCGGGAGATACGAGCATTTACCTTTTCCCCCGGCTCCGTCGCGATGTCCTTCGCCGGAAGCTCCTTGCAGTACCGGAGGGGGCGATTCTGCGCATGGCGATTTCCCATCTGAACGATGCCGAGATGGGAAAAACCCTGCTCACCCTCAAAAAGCGCGGAATGGGCATCGAAATCCTTGCCCATGATACGGAGCGGCGGGTTCCGCAATGGGTCGAGACTCTGCTGGATGCACACCTGCTCTTCCGCCGCTACCGCCATCCCCAAGGATTCCCTATGCATAACAAGTTCATTCTGATCGATACCCATGGGACCCGGGAAGTCATCTTCGGCAGCATGAATTTTTCGAAAAGCTCGCTGCATGCAAATCACGAACTCTTAGTGGTCTCATCCAGCCCTTTTCTCTATGATGCTTTCGAGACCCGGTGGAAGCAGATGCTTGACGAAACAGAGGCGATGGCTTCATGA
- a CDS encoding mitochondrial fission ELM1 family protein, translating into MEPEHPDTSSCPARVWVLTNLHPGNRIQAVALAEALGWPYEVKELHFTRWSRWRDSLPFLPLTVGLDRRKSSPLEPPWPDVVIGVGRSTAPITRWVGRAGKGRTLTVQLGRVGGAVASKYDAVVTPRHCRLPPDPRRYETTAPLNSISLQLLSEESEKWPGLLDGAPRPVVVLLVGGDAARFRLGADDAGKMALLVRRWAEDGGGSVVAVTSRRTSPAATRVLESVLTAPHRVFTWQPDRHANPYRALLAQADVLVVTGESESMLAEAAATTAPLYIFPVREIKPTRFSSRLREWCVCRAQAFFSQEIKEGKPAGIVDTACAWMLRRGLIRPLRDISLLHRALFASGRAQPFGAPLKTDRQSPLPAEAPEVARWLKNMLR; encoded by the coding sequence ATGGAACCCGAGCACCCCGATACGTCATCTTGCCCTGCCCGTGTGTGGGTACTGACCAATCTCCATCCGGGCAATCGGATTCAGGCCGTTGCCTTGGCTGAAGCATTGGGCTGGCCTTACGAGGTCAAGGAATTGCATTTCACGCGGTGGTCCCGTTGGCGGGATTCTCTGCCGTTTCTCCCCCTGACGGTAGGCCTGGACCGGCGGAAATCTTCCCCTCTTGAACCGCCGTGGCCCGATGTAGTCATCGGCGTCGGCCGCAGCACGGCCCCCATTACCCGCTGGGTCGGCCGCGCCGGCAAGGGGCGCACGCTGACGGTGCAGCTGGGCCGTGTCGGCGGAGCAGTGGCAAGCAAGTACGATGCGGTAGTCACCCCCCGGCACTGTCGCTTGCCACCGGATCCCCGGCGCTACGAAACCACGGCACCCCTGAATTCCATCTCGTTGCAGCTTCTTTCTGAAGAAAGCGAAAAATGGCCCGGGCTCTTGGATGGCGCTCCCCGGCCCGTCGTAGTGCTTCTGGTGGGAGGTGATGCCGCTCGTTTCCGTCTGGGCGCCGATGACGCGGGAAAAATGGCATTGCTGGTACGGCGGTGGGCCGAAGATGGTGGAGGGAGCGTTGTGGCCGTCACCAGCCGCCGGACCAGCCCCGCCGCCACCCGGGTCCTGGAGTCCGTGCTCACCGCCCCGCATCGCGTTTTTACCTGGCAACCGGACCGTCACGCCAATCCCTACCGGGCGCTTCTCGCTCAGGCCGATGTGCTGGTTGTCACCGGCGAAAGCGAATCGATGCTGGCCGAGGCGGCGGCAACCACGGCACCTCTCTATATCTTTCCAGTGAGGGAGATCAAGCCAACCCGCTTCAGCAGCCGATTGCGCGAATGGTGCGTGTGCCGCGCCCAGGCTTTCTTCTCACAAGAGATTAAAGAGGGGAAGCCGGCCGGCATCGTAGATACTGCATGTGCCTGGATGCTGCGTCGTGGCTTGATTCGCCCGCTTCGCGATATATCCCTGCTGCACCGCGCCCTGTTCGCATCCGGCCGTGCTCAACCATTCGGGGCTCCACTCAAGACCGATCGCCAAAGCCCTCTCCCTGCGGAGGCGCCCGAGGTTGCACGCTGGCTCAAAAACATGCTACGCTGA
- a CDS encoding sensor histidine kinase — MQTRFGIIKKLFFWYAVLIAAFYGTISVYYLSIQKILTLSDDIVNKNYRISSSAKAMIDSLISMEENEKRYSILKNPEYRGYFESSRQEFEDHLAEILRLLMGTKEVVPWEELFRSYAAQRQQMSLTFSAGEIPEDLWIPERMIDGWIQRISTVLATNEREVELAMRDLHEKGNLARRWGMVGVAVSLLCGVLGMMFLAGSMSRPLRELRRGIRNLARDGSSEPIRILSEDEFGELAFAFNEMLNRLKEEERMRADFISMLSHEIRNPLTTIRESVNLIEQGTMGTVNDKQRRFLGIARQEAERISGLLKNLLQLSKLEAGHPAVNPRELRPAGLVERCVQRFAPAAEAKSIGIRMDIQPDLPTLIGDPELLEQVLLNLIANAVKFSPPGSEVVVAVNCGSGREQVVFAVTDNGPGIPKSEQSFVFQKYYRASSFQHKIDGTGLGLHIAKHIVESHGGTVWLESREGSGSTFGFTLPLSTKECRDEKIEQT; from the coding sequence ATGCAAACCAGGTTCGGCATCATCAAGAAGCTTTTCTTCTGGTACGCTGTACTTATTGCCGCCTTCTACGGAACCATTTCCGTCTACTACCTCAGCATCCAGAAGATCCTCACCCTCTCCGACGATATCGTGAACAAGAACTACCGGATTTCTTCCTCGGCCAAGGCCATGATCGACAGCCTCATTTCCATGGAGGAGAACGAAAAGCGCTACAGCATTTTGAAGAATCCCGAGTACCGTGGGTATTTCGAATCTTCCCGGCAGGAATTCGAAGACCACTTGGCGGAAATCCTGCGACTCCTCATGGGAACGAAAGAGGTGGTTCCCTGGGAGGAGTTGTTTCGGAGTTACGCCGCTCAACGCCAGCAAATGTCCCTGACGTTCAGTGCCGGGGAAATCCCGGAGGATCTCTGGATTCCGGAACGAATGATCGACGGCTGGATTCAGCGGATTTCCACGGTGCTCGCCACCAATGAACGAGAAGTGGAACTGGCCATGAGGGACCTCCACGAAAAGGGAAATCTGGCCCGCCGGTGGGGGATGGTCGGTGTGGCGGTGTCCCTGCTTTGCGGCGTCTTGGGAATGATGTTCCTAGCAGGTTCCATGAGCCGGCCGCTCCGGGAATTGCGGCGTGGGATTCGGAACCTGGCGAGGGACGGTTCCAGCGAGCCCATCCGGATCCTTTCCGAAGACGAGTTCGGCGAACTGGCTTTCGCCTTCAACGAAATGCTTAACAGGCTGAAGGAAGAAGAGCGGATGCGGGCCGACTTCATTTCCATGCTCAGCCACGAAATCCGCAATCCCCTCACCACCATCCGGGAGTCGGTAAACCTTATCGAACAAGGCACCATGGGGACAGTAAACGACAAGCAGCGCCGGTTTCTCGGCATCGCCCGCCAGGAAGCCGAGCGAATTTCGGGACTGCTCAAGAATCTTCTTCAGCTCTCCAAGCTGGAAGCGGGGCATCCTGCGGTCAACCCCAGGGAGCTGCGGCCCGCCGGGCTGGTCGAACGATGTGTGCAACGTTTCGCGCCGGCGGCGGAGGCCAAGAGCATCGGGATCCGGATGGACATTCAGCCGGATCTTCCCACCCTGATCGGCGACCCGGAACTGCTCGAACAGGTCCTGCTGAACCTCATCGCCAATGCGGTCAAGTTTTCACCGCCCGGCAGCGAAGTGGTGGTGGCGGTGAACTGCGGCAGCGGAAGGGAGCAAGTGGTCTTCGCGGTGACCGACAACGGCCCGGGCATTCCGAAGAGTGAACAGTCCTTCGTGTTTCAAAAATACTACCGCGCTTCTTCCTTTCAGCATAAGATCGACGGAACCGGTCTGGGGCTCCACATCGCCAAGCACATCGTGGAATCCCACGGGGGAACGGTCTGGCTGGAGAGCCGGGAAGGAAGCGGGAGCACGTTCGGGTTCACACTTCCTCTCTCGACCAAGGAATGCCGCGATGAAAAAATCGAACAGACTTGA